A segment of the Fusobacterium ulcerans genome:
AGGAGAGGCAAATATTATATCCATAAGATAATTTTCTATTTTGCCAAAATATTCACTATCCTCTTCAAAACCAATTGGAATTCCTCCAGATGTATATTTTTTTTCAGTAGCCATAGGAGTAACAGACCAGTAACTTTTCCCTTTTTTTATTTCAGGAAAATTATTATATAGTGAGTATATCCAAGGTTTAATCCCAGCTTGAAACTCTCTTTTTAATCCTTCTGTATATGGAATTAATTTACTGGATGACGTAGAGCCGCTTGTTGGTTCCAAAAGAATTATTTCCTCTTTAGTAAGGATATTTTTTTCACCATTTTTTATCAGTTCTATATATTCCAGATAGTCTTCATAATTTGTGAGAGGAACTTTTTCTCTATATTCTTCAGGTGTTTTTATCTCACTGAAGTTGTATTTTTTTCCATATAAAGTATCTTTATTTTTTTCAAGTATTTCTTTGAGCTTTTCTTCTTGAACTTCTTTAATATTTTTACAGCTCGTATATTTTTCATACTCTTTTTTATAAATGGAGCAGATGAGTGTATTTACAAACCAACATATCATTTTTCTCTCTCCAGTGAAAGCAAAGATTTTACCTCATTTAAGAGATTCTCTTTTTTGAGTTTTGTTATGCATACCATATCATTTCCCATAAAATATTTGGGATTTTTTTCTTGAAAAAATTTTATATCTTTATTTTTCAAATGCCTTTCTGTAATATCTGCAACTCCCTCTTTCAATTTATCTTTTTTTATTTTTTTATATTCTATAACTCCAGTTTTTTTATTATATTCTTCAGGATAGAAATTTTTACCAAAATTATCCATTATTTTTTTCATCTCTACTGGTATTCCTGTAAGGGAGTTTGGATAAAATTCTTTAAAAAAAGTTGGAAGGATTTTATATGTTTTATATCCTTTGACAATGAGAAACCAGTAAAAATCTTCATATTTTTCACCTATATCAAAGAAAAAATCTGCAAATATTCTAAATAGTTCCAAGCTTCCCCAGCTATTTTTATGTATTATTGTATCTCCAGAAAATATTCCATGTATTTCCTTTCCCTCAACAGAAAAATTTATCAGCTTTTGTGTTGAAAATCCCTTTATATTTCCTTTTTCATCTTTTAATATTATACAGTAATCTTTGTTGTAAAAATCCATTGTAAAAACATCTTTCTCCATGTTGTCATAAAATTTTGTCATAAGTTCATACATTTCATCAATAGCTTTATTGCTAATTTTGTCTATACTAACAATTTTTCCTTTTAGATTCATTTGTTCTCCCTTATTTATTTCCAAATTTCATTCCTTGTTTTTTATGCACCTCTTTTCTGAAAAGAGGATTATAGATAAGATATGTAAAAAATCTATATGGTGTTCTCATATTTGTTTTAAAATCAAAAGCTCTTCTAAATATAGAGAAAGGGCTGTTGAATTTTTTTCGACACCAAAAAGAAATTTCTGTTAATTCATCAGGTGTCATATTTTTAGGAAGAATAGCTGAATAGTTAAATTTATATTCATCATGAAGCCACCATTTTCCATCATAGAGAAGCCTTCCTTCCTCCTTTAGTTTTTCATAAAGGGGAGTTCCAGGATAAGGCATCAAAATATTGTATGCTGCGAAACAGAATTTATTTTCAATAGCAAAGTTACAAGTTTCCTGAATACTCTCCATGGTATCTCCATCATGCCCAACTGTAAATGCCGCCCATGTCTGAAGACCCCAGCTTCTCAATATTTCTATTTCTTTTTTATATTTATCAAACTTTTTTTGTCTATTTGAACTTTTATTCATGTTCTTAAGGTTTTCTTCATTTATAGATTCAAATCCTATTACTAATCCTAAACAGCCGCTTTTTACCATGAGTTCCATGAGTTCATTGTCATAAAGCATATCCATACTTCCTTGACTTACCCATTTTATTTTTAATGGTATTAATGCTTTGAATAGTTCTTTTGCTTTTTGAAAATCTGCTGTGATATTGTCATCTACAAAGAAAATTAATTTTCTTTTCTGGCTTTTTATTTCTGTAACAACATCTTCTACTCTTCTGCAAAAGTGTCTATTTTTGAAATATGCACTGGAAGCACAGAAATTACATCTATACCTGCACCCTCTGGAAAATTGGATAAGAGTTATGGGAAGATATCCCTTTCCCTCAAAGATATCTCTTCTTGTAATGATATTTTTTTGAGGAATGAGAGGCTGTTCACCCTCATATTTTTTTTTCAGTTTTCCAACTCTTAGATCTTCTATCATTTCTTCCCATACAGGTTCAGCATCTCCCACTATGATAGAATCACAATATTCCTGAACTTCAGATGGTATCAGCATTGCATGCATTCCACCCATAAGGGTTTTTACTCCTTTATTTCTATAGTTTTCAGCTATTTCATAAGCTCGTTTAGCTGTGAAAGTTTCTACTGTGAGCACTGCTAAATCTGTATATTCATCATAAGGAATTTCTTCCATTCTGTCATCATACATCACTACTTTTATATCTTCTGGGGTAAGGGCAGCTAATATTCCTAACTGGAGAGGTTCCATTCGTCCTTCATCTACATAAAGATTATCTCCTTTTTTTCCTATATTAGGCTTTATCAATGTTATTTTCACTTCATCTTCCTCCCAGTACTCTTCCTTGTTTTAGATGAATCTCTTTTCTGGAAACTATATTTATCAAAAGATATATCCACATATTTTTCAAAGAAAGATGAAGTTTGTTTTTTATCAATCTTTTTAATATATTCTTTATGCTGTAAAATTCAAAACGAGCATTTTTACATAGATTTTTTAAATCCTCAGGAGACATTCCTACAGGGGCATATACAGTATCTCCATAACAATACCCTTCTTCCAGCCACCATTTTTTATACAACAATCTTTCTGATTTTTCCAGTCTATCATAAAGTTTTGTGCCTGGCATAGGTATTAAAGGGTTAAAATTTGCAACTGCAAAGTTATGTTTGTGAGCAAAATCTATTGTTCCTTTTACATTTTCCAAGGTATCATAGTCGTATCCAAAAATGAAAGTACCATATATAAGCAATCCATGTTTATATATATTTTCCACAGCATTATCATAATCACTGATTGTTAGATTAGCTTTTTTATTCATCTGTTGAAGATTCAGACTGTTCATAGATTCAAAACCTATCACTACCATAAAACAGCCGCTTTTTTTCATTTCTTCCAGTATATCATCTTGGAAAGCTATCTCTAAACTTATTTGGCATACCCATCTTTTTTTTAAAGGCTTTATTATCTGAAGAAATTTAAAAAAACTTTCTTTATTATAAAAGAGATTATCATCAATAAAGAATAGTATTTTTTCATTAAGAACTTTCAATTCTCTTTCTAGAATATCCCAGTTTTTCTGCCTTACATTTTCTCGATACATTGATTTTATAGAGCAGAAATCACAGTCAAATTTACACCCTCTGGAAAATTGCACTATTCCCACAGGCTGATATTTCCTTCCTTCAAAAGATTTGTGATAATGATCTATATATCCAAGCTCTCTGCTAAATTTTGATGTATATCTTTTTTTTAATTTGCCTTTCTGGTAGTCTTCAATCATTTTGCTCCATGTATCTTCAGCATCTCCTACTAAGACACAATCGCAGTATAGTTCACTCTCCTCTGGTAGTACAGTGGAATGAAATCCTCCTACAACAGTGATATTACTATCTTTTTTATATTTTTGGGATAACATATATGTTCTCTTGATAGAAAAAGTCTCTGCTGAAAAAACAATTATATCAGAAGCTATTTCTTCAGGAAGTTTTTCTATCCTGTCATCAAAAAATTCTAACTCAATTCCTTCAGGGGTAAGACTGTCAAGTATAGGAAATATAAGAGGTTTCATTGCATCACTGCTGTTCTTCTCAAACATATTTACTCTTATTATTGTTACCTTCATTCTAATCTCCTTGTATTCCTAGGTATTTAAAGCCTATATTTGCTCCAAGGAGTATGAACTTTTCTGTGAGAGTTTTATTTGAAGAATTTTTTATTCTAAACCATATATTTTTAAATGTGTAGGTTTTTCTCCATACTTCTCTGTATATTTCATCAAGTCTCTTCATAGACATATTTTCTGGTTGAAAAACTGTGTTGTTTTGTGTATATTTAGACCAGTCTTTTATAATTATTCGGCCTTCTTTGTCCATTTTTCTATATAGCTCAGAATTTGGCAAAGGAGTCAAAATAGAAAATCTTGCCAAATCTAGTCCTAAATATTTTATTTTTTCAGGGAGTGCCAGCAAATCTTCTTCAGTGTCTCCATCCATTCCTAATACAAAACAACCATTTATTGCTATATTATATTTATGAGCTCTATCTATGCAATCTTTATATCTTTCTACATTGGAAAATTTTTTATTTACTCCTTTTAAAGTTTCTTCTCTAAGAGATTCAAACCCTATGAGAATACCTGAACATCCGCTTCTTTTGGCAGCTTCCATAAGCTCATCATCAAAAGGAGCATCAGCTGTGCCATTTCCAGCCCATTTTATTTTTAACTTTTCCATTTCTTTCATTAATTTTAAAGAATATTCTTTAGGATAAAAGAAATTTGGATCAAAAAATATTATTTTATCACTCTTTAAACTTTTTATTTCTTCAATCACATCTTCTACTGGTCTGGGATTACTTTTCCACATCTCGCTTATAGCACAAAAACTGCATTTGTTGTCACAGCCTCTATCAGCTATTACTGGCGATACCTTCATATATCTTTTACTTTTTATCAAATTTCTTGGAACCATTTTTATTTTTCTTACATCTATATTTTGGTTATTATATATTTTTTTGGGTTCTCCTTTGAGATAATCATGAAAAAATTCAGGAAGAGATATCTCACCTGCTCCTATTATTACAGTATCACAATGTTCTGCTGCTTCTTTAGGTACAGCAGAGGTATGATATCCTCCCATAACAATATATGCACCTCTTTTTTTAAATTCTTTTGAATGTATATATGCCTGTTTGCTGGAAGAGGTATCAAAAGATATTACAATAATGTCATATTTTTTCTTATCATAATCTACTTTATAGGATATCTCATCACAAGCATCTATTTCTGCAATTATATCTTTTGGTACTAGTGATACCAATGTAGGTAGAGTAAGTGATGGATATGTCATTAGATTGGAAAATATTCCTCTGTATGATTTTTCTGTTTTGTTCCAAGCATGAATAAAAAGTATTTTTAAAATATCAATCCCTCCCTTAATGTTTCTTATTACTATTATAGTATATTTTTTCTATAAAAATAAGAAGTAATATTTAGTGAGAATCAAGATACAGGAACTGTTTTAATAGAAATTTGTATATAATAATATTTATAAGATATAAAACAAATTAGGTTCAAAGAAAAATAGTAGTTAAATTTTTCTTTTTTAGGTATTTATTAAAAAGTTATAACTTTTATTACAGAATTGTAAAAAGTAAAAAAATTATAAAATTAAAATGTTCTAATAAAATTTATCATAGAGTTTTTTTATTCTCCTTGAGGAAAGAAAATATTTTACATCAAAGCTTAATAAATCTCTTCTTTTTATTGACATTTCATATATATTATGATATACTTTACCGTAGATTACGCTTGGAAAGGGTCATCAGCAACCCTAGGCCAGCGATTGCAATACTTTTGGAGGTGTTAAAATGTACGCAGTTATAAAAACTGGTGGTAAACAGTACAAAGTAGCAGAAGGTGACGTATTAAGAGTAGAAAAATTAAATGCTGAAGTTAACGCAACTGTAGAATTAACTGAAGTTCTTTTAGTAGCTAATGGAGAAACTGTAAAAGTTGGAACTCCTGTAGTTGACGGAGCTAAAGTAGTAGCAGAAGTAGTAGCTCAAGGTAAAGGTGCTAAAGTTGTTAACTTCAAATACAAGCCAAAAACAGGATACCACAGAAAAAAAGGTCACAGACAATTATTTACTGAGATCAAAGTTACTTCAATCAACGCTTAATTAATTTATGACAAGAGTTGAAATCTTTAGAAAAAATGGTAGAATTGTGGGATACAAGGCTACTGGTCATTCAGACTATGCTGAATATGGAGAAGATATAGTATGTGCAGCACTGTCAATGGCATTACAAATGCCCTTGGGAGGAATGCAGGACGTTCTTGAGCTGATACCCAAATTTGATATAGATTCTGATGGATACCTTAGGGTAGATATGAGAGGAATGGATAATAAAGGTAAAGAAAGGGAACTAGATACTCTTCTAGAAAGCATGGCTTTAATGGTTGAAAATTTATCAAAAGAATATCCTAAAAATGTAAAGCTTGTAGAGAAGGAGGAAAAATAGATGCAATTTACTTTAAATATACAATTATTTGCACATAAAAAAGGGCAAGGTTCTGTTAAAAACGGAAGAGACTCAAATCCTAAATATCTTGGAATCAAAAAATATGATGGAGAAGTTGTTAAAGCTGGAAACATCATAGTTAGACAAAGAGGAACTGCTATCCATGCAGGAAACAACATGGGAGTTGGGAAAGACCACACTTTATTTGCTTTAATTGATGGTTATGTAAAATTTGAAAGACTTGGAAAAGACAAAAAACAAGTTTCAATTTACTCTGAAAAATAATAGCATTTAATAAAAATACTGAGAAGCTAGAGAAATCAAAGCTTCTCATTTTTTATATAAATTTTATTTCTTTCAAAAAAGAATTTATATATTTATTATCAAATCTTTCTTTCCTCACAGAGATAAAAATATTAGTAACCATTTCCTCTCTATCTAAAATTGGAATTTCAATAAGAGTTCCCTTTTTTATCTCATTTTTCACCATAGCAAATGGAAGAAAAGTAACACCCTTTCCAAGCAAAACAAATTTTTTAGAAGTTGCTAACATGTTGGGCTGAATATTGTAAACTTTGTTTTGAGTAAAAATATTTTTTGATAAATCAACCATACTTCCACTCCAAACATCAGAAAATATAACAGAAAGATTCCTTAATTCTGATAATTCTATCCCTCCTTTCAATAAGTTATATTTTTCATTTCCTACCAAAATTACTCTTTCTTTTTTATATAGTTTTGAAATTATTCTTGAATTAGTTATTTCATAGGTAGTAAAAGTAATATCAAAAATTCCGTTATTCACCATAGGAATTAGTTCTTCTGTATGAGAAATAAATATTTCCGTTGCTATTTCTGGATTATTTTCTACAAACTTTTCTAAATATTCCTCTATAAGAGCGTCATAAAACCATTGAACAGCTCCTATTTTAACTCTCTCTTGGTAAATATTTAAATAATTTATCTCCTTCAAAATATTATCAGATAATTTATCCATTGTCTTAGCATATTCTAAAAAGATTTTTCCTTCTGGAGTCAAAGAAACATATTTTTTATCTCTAACAAATAACTTTTTTCCTACTTCATTTTCTAAATTTTTTATTCTTAAAGAAACTGTTGACTGGACCACATGAACTAGTTCCGCCGTTCTATTGAAATTTTGACAAGAAGCTAATACTATAAAAGTTTTTATTTCATCTAAGCTCATCTACCATCACCTCTTTAATTTATTTTTCCGATTATAGCAATTATAACAAATCGTTATACAAAAGTAAATGGATATGTTATATTTCAATTATAAAAAATACACTTTAACTAAAAAACTAACAGAGGGTGATGAAATGAGCTATTTAAAAAATATTGTATGTCCTCATTGCGGAAGAGAATTAGAAACAGAATTTTATAAAGCATGTCCATACTGCAAAGAAAAAGGAATTTATACAAACTATGAGACAATCTATGATTTAAAAAATACAAAACTAGACAAAAATAATAACGAGAAAGGAATTTATAAATATTCATCTTTTTTTCCACTAAAAGAAAATTCTTCTAAAATAAGTATTAACGAAGGAAATACTCCTTTAATAAAACTAGAAAGATTAGGAAAGCTATGGGGATTAGATAATCTTTATTTAAAAGATGAAAGCAAAAATCCTACAATGTCTCATAAAGACAGAATGTGTTCTTTAATGATTTCCAAAGCAATAGAGATGAAGGCTCCTGGAGTAGTAATTGCCTCTACTGGAAATCAGGGAGCAGCTGTTGCTGCATACTGTGCAGTAGCTAAAATTCCTTGTGTTATCTTTACTACACCAAATGTTTCTCCAACTATGAAAATATTTATGCAGTCTTTTGGAGCTTATGTTTTTGTAACTCCAACTATGGAAGATAGAGTTACAATGATGAAAAAATTAGTTGAGGAATACAATTATTTTCCTGCAAGTGGATTAGAAAATCCTCCTATTGGAAGTTGCTGTTTTGCTATTGATGCATATAAGACAATAGCATTTGAAGTTTTTGAGCAGCTAAATAATAATATTCCTGATTACTTTATTGTTCCTATTTCCTATGGAGATACCCTCTATGGAATATATAAAGGAATGAGTGACTTAAAGGAGATGGGATATGTAGACAAAACTCCAAAATTTGTTGCTGCTGAAGTATTTGGAGCTGCAAAAACAACTTTGGCTGCTGATTCTTCTGTTCCTTTAGCTGTAGAAACTTCTTCATCTATACAAACATCTATAGCAGCTGGAAATATAGCATACCTTACATTAAAAGCTTTAAAAGAAAGCAATGGATCTGCTGAAACTAGTTGTGATGAAGAAGCATTAGAGATGCAGAAACTTCTTTGTGAAACTGAAGGAATCCTTGCAGAGACATCCTCAGTAGCTAGCTTAGTTGCTTTGAAAAAAATGCTGGAAAATAAAAAAATATCTTCATCAGATAAAATTGTTCTTCTCCTTACATCTACAGGAGTAAAAACTCCTGAGATTATTGAACAATGGCTACCTAAACTACCTAGTATAAATCCTAATATGGAATCTTTTAAAGAGGAAATGTTAAATACGTATAAATTTAAATTTTAAATAACAAGGGGGAAAAATTATGGAATTAGTTAGACAAAAAGCTACTACAAAATATGCTGTATTTGTTTTATTTACTATACTTTTTATTGCCTTAGGAGCAAATATTTTGTTGAAAGCTCCTATTCAACCTATGTTCTTAATTGTATGGCTATTTATCTATCCAGCTTGTATGCGTTTAGGTTACTCTTTTAAAGAGATAGATGATGGAGTTATGGAATCATGCAAAAAAGGATTAGGAGCGGTTTTAATATTAATGGCTGTTGGAGCTATAATAAGTACTTGGATAGCAGCTGGAACTGTTCCTGCAATTATATACTACGGTTTGAAATTGATAAGCCCTAAAATGTTTCTTCTTGCTACTTTCTTGTTATGTAGTTTTGTTTCAATAGCTTGTGGTACTTCTTGGGGAACAATGGGAACAGCTGGAATAGCTATGTTTGCTATTGGAGAAAGTTTAGGTATTCCTACTGGAATGACCATTGGAGCTATTATTAGTGGATCGTATCTTGGAGATATGATTTCACCTATGTCTGACAGTACCAATGTTGCTGCCGCTGCTGCGGGAACTGATTTGATAACTCATTGTAAAGAACTACTTTATTTAGCTTTCCCTGTATCTGTAGTTACAGGAATAATATACTATATCTTAGGTTTAAAATTTGCTGTTGATAATTTTGATGATAGTTATATAGTTCATGTTAGCAGCTTGCTAACTTCAAATTTTAAAACTGGATTAATTGCTTTTATTCCAATGATATTTCTGTTACTTTTATTATTCTTTAAAAAGCCAGCAATGTTATCAATGGTTGCCTCATCTCTTGTAGCAGGATTAATAGCAGTTCTCTATCAAGGAATGCCTCTAAAAAATATGATTCCTGTATTCTGGGCTGGATTTAAAATTAATAGTGGCGAGGTTTTTCTGGATACTCTTTTAAATAGAGGAGGAGTTCAAAGTATGTTCTCTTCAGCTTGTATGATGCTATTTGCCTTTGGAATGATAGGAGCCCTAAATGTAGTGGGAATATTAGATGCTTTAGTAAATCCAATAGTAAAAAAGATAAAAACTGTAACTCAGTTAACTGGAATCAGCCAGCTTATTTCAATAATAGGAAATACTATGGGAACAAATACATTTTCACTTTTAATGACAGGTTCTCTTTTAGCACCTGTATATAAGAAATTTAATCTAGATCCAACAAATCTTTCTAAAGCAATAAATTCTACTTCAACAGTTATATGTCCATTTATCCCTTGGAATGCTTCAGGAATATTTGTATTAGGACTTTTTGGTGGAAGTGTCACAGACTTTATCCCTTATGCTTTTTATTCATACTTGATGCCTATAACAGCTTTCATGGCAGTAGTTTTCAGATTGAAAGTTAAATATAATAAAAATACTGATTAAAAAATACTGGGGCTGTTGCAAATTCAAAATAGCCCAATTACCCAAAAAGCTGACTTGAAGTTTTCTTCTTGTCAGCTTTTTCTTTTAAAATAAAAAAAGGTATAAAATACTAAAAATTTTTTCAAATTTCTAATATAATATACCTATGCAAAAACCAATTAATAATAACATTTTTTTTCAATTAAATCAACCCAAACTTTTTAACTTTTTACAATATGAAATTTCTGATAATGATCCTGTAAGAAAACTTAGCTCAATATTGGAGGGATTAGATTTTAGTAGTTTAATGCAAGTATTTTCTTACAAAACAAAGGTACATCCTATCAGAATGTTTTCTATCATTGTTTATGCCTATTCGCGCAATTTAACTTCTACTAGAGATATAGAAATGGCTTGCCATGAAAATATTAAATTTAGGTTTCTTTTACAAAATTCTAAAATTCCTGTTCACTCTACTATTTCTAGATTTTTAGCAAAAACTGAAGATATTCTTCAAGATCTATTTGAACAATTCATTGAAAAAATTTTTGAAATGGAAGATATTTCTACTGAAACAATATATATTGATGGTACTAAAATTGAAGCATATGCTAATAAATATACATTTGTTTGGAAAAAATCTATTGAGAAATACAGAGATAGATTAGATGAAAAAATTCTTGAACTAATTTCAAATTTTAATGATGATTTCAACTTACAATATGACAACTTCCTTGAAATATATTCGTATCTTTCTAATTTGAATTTTCAAATAGTCAAAGGTAGAGGAAAGCGAAAATCTAAAGAACAAAAATATTTAGAATTATGCGCAGAATACTTAGAAAAGTATCAAAAATATTCTAATCATTTTAAAAATCTTAATGGTAGAAATAGCTATTCAAAAACCGATATAGATGCTACTTTTATAAGAATGAAAGATGACCATATGAGAAATGGTCAATTAAAACCTGGATATAATCTACAAATAGGAGTGATTAGCGAATATATTTCTTCATATGAAATTTTTTCTAACCCTTCTGATTCTAAAACTTTGATTCCATTTTTAGAGAAAATTTCATCTCAAAATTTAGAAATTAAAAATATTGTAGCTGATGCAGGATATGAAAGTATTTCAAATTATGAATATTTGGAAAAAATGGACTTTACTTCATATATAAAACCAATATATTTTGAAAAATCTAAAATCAGAAAGTTTAAAAATGATTTAAACAGAGTAGAAAATTTAATATATGATCATTCTGAAAATAAGCTATTTAGAAAAGATGGATTAGAATTAGAATTTCTATACTCTAACAAAAATAATACAGTTCAATATTTTTGGAATCCTGAAACTAACAAAAAAATTAAGTACAATGCGTTTATCAAATAAATCAAAAGAGAATGTATCAAGCGATTATGGAAAACAATTAAGAATGAATAGAAGTATTCAAGTAGAAGGTGCTTTTGCAGTTTTGAAAGAAGATATGAAATTGCGAAAATTAAAAGTTCGAAGTAAAAAAAGTGTTTTAAGAGAAATATGTCTGTTTTGTATAGCTTACAACTTCAACAGATATCTAAGCAGAAATATAAATAATCGCTTAGGAACAACACTTCACTCATTAAAAGTAGCTTAGATAAATAAAAAATCATCTACTTCTTTTTTTGATACTTAAAAATAAATATAAAAATATAAGTTAGCAGAAATCTATAAAATAGATTTCTATTTTTTTATGTAAAATAAGAGAGGCTGCACAAATTAGTTTATAAATCACTAATTTGTAACAGCCCCTAAAATGATATTATTTAATCTAAAAGATTATTTCCATTAGTAACTATTACTTCTTTATACCATTCAAATGACTTTTTTTTGTATCTTTTATAACTGCCATTTCCATCATCATCTAAATCAACATAGATAAATCCATAACGTTTACTCATTTGACAAGTTGACATGCTTATTAAATCTATACAACCCCAAGGAGTATATCCCATTACCTCTACTCCCTCTTCTATTGCTTCTGCAATAGCTGAAATATGTTCTTTAAAATATTGAATACGATAATCATCTTGAATAGTTCCATCAGCTTCAATAGTATCATTATATCCCAAACCATTTTCAACTATAAATAATGGTTTTTCATATCTGTCATATAAGTCAATCAATGAAGTTGTTAAACCTGTAGGATCGATTTGCCAGTCCCAATCTGTTATATCCAGATATGGATTTTTAACACTGCTGCTTATATTTCCACTTACTCTTTCTTTTCCCTCTTCATTTATACTTGAAATTTTACTCATGTAATAACTGAATGCTACATAGTCAACAGTATATTTCTTTAAGACTTCCTCATCTTCTTTTTCAAAATGGATAGTAAGATTCTTTCTTTCCCACTCGTTTTTTATATGCTGTGGGTAAGCACCTCTTACCTGAACATCTGAATAAAAATTATTTTTTCTATTATCTTTTAAAGCTAATAACACATTTTGAGGATGGCAATTTTCTGGATAAGATAATGTTTTAGTAATCATACATCCCATCTCAGCTTCTGGTATCATCTCATGCAGATATTTTGTTGCTAATGCACTTGCCACAAATTGATGATGTAAAGATTGATATACAACTTCTTCAAATTTATCTTTTGGGAATCTGTCAGGAACCATTCCTAATGTTGTAAAAGGATGTCTGAATACACTATCAATTTCATTAAATGTAAGCCAATATTTTACCAATCCTTTATATCTTGTATAAACTGTTTTACAAAATTTTAAAAATAATTCTATTACTTCACGTTGATACCATCCTTGAAAATTGTTGCAGATATATAGTGGAAGTTCATAGTGATGCAGTGTTACAAGTGGTTCTATATTTCTTTTTTTCATTTCTTTGAAAAGATCTTCATAAAATTTTAATCCTGCTTCATTTGGTTTTTCTTCCATTCCTGTTGGATATATTCTTGTCCACTGAATAGATACTCTAAGTGTTTTAAATCCCATCTCTTGAAATAAGTCCAAATCTTCTTTGTAGTGATGATAAAAATCTATTCCGTGTCTTTTTGGATATTCAACAGTATCATCTGTAGCCATCGCACGTTCAATATCTTCGCTTTTGATTTCATGAAGAGATTTATAATCTTTTTTATTAACATTCTTTTTTATTCTAGTGCAATCTGCAATAGATATTCCTTTTCCATCTATATTCCAAGCTCCTTCACATTGATTCGCCGCAGTAGCTCCTCCCCACAAAAAATCTGCTGGAAAAATATTTTTTTTCACAAAATTACCTCCTAATTTAAACTAAATATAAATTTTAAAGATTTAATAAATCTTTTTTTGTTATGATCAAAAACTTTAAATTAAATTTATTTTAAATATTATTGATTTTTAATAACTGGTCTGATTATTAAAATATCATTATTTTGTTTTACTTCACCTAGATTTAATACTCCTATATCAGAATATTCTTCACTATTAGAAATTACCATCATTGTAGTTGTATCATATCCTGCCCTTTTTATTTTTTCTATATCAAATTCTATTAAGATATCTCCTGCTTTTACTTTCTGCCCATCTTTTACCTTTTTTATAAATCCTTCTCCATTCATTTCAACTGTATTAATACCAATGTGC
Coding sequences within it:
- a CDS encoding LysR family transcriptional regulator, which encodes MSLDEIKTFIVLASCQNFNRTAELVHVVQSTVSLRIKNLENEVGKKLFVRDKKYVSLTPEGKIFLEYAKTMDKLSDNILKEINYLNIYQERVKIGAVQWFYDALIEEYLEKFVENNPEIATEIFISHTEELIPMVNNGIFDITFTTYEITNSRIISKLYKKERVILVGNEKYNLLKGGIELSELRNLSVIFSDVWSGSMVDLSKNIFTQNKVYNIQPNMLATSKKFVLLGKGVTFLPFAMVKNEIKKGTLIEIPILDREEMVTNIFISVRKERFDNKYINSFLKEIKFI
- a CDS encoding threonine synthase is translated as MSYLKNIVCPHCGRELETEFYKACPYCKEKGIYTNYETIYDLKNTKLDKNNNEKGIYKYSSFFPLKENSSKISINEGNTPLIKLERLGKLWGLDNLYLKDESKNPTMSHKDRMCSLMISKAIEMKAPGVVIASTGNQGAAVAAYCAVAKIPCVIFTTPNVSPTMKIFMQSFGAYVFVTPTMEDRVTMMKKLVEEYNYFPASGLENPPIGSCCFAIDAYKTIAFEVFEQLNNNIPDYFIVPISYGDTLYGIYKGMSDLKEMGYVDKTPKFVAAEVFGAAKTTLAADSSVPLAVETSSSIQTSIAAGNIAYLTLKALKESNGSAETSCDEEALEMQKLLCETEGILAETSSVASLVALKKMLENKKISSSDKIVLLLTSTGVKTPEIIEQWLPKLPSINPNMESFKEEMLNTYKFKF
- the nhaC gene encoding Na+/H+ antiporter NhaC, encoding MELVRQKATTKYAVFVLFTILFIALGANILLKAPIQPMFLIVWLFIYPACMRLGYSFKEIDDGVMESCKKGLGAVLILMAVGAIISTWIAAGTVPAIIYYGLKLISPKMFLLATFLLCSFVSIACGTSWGTMGTAGIAMFAIGESLGIPTGMTIGAIISGSYLGDMISPMSDSTNVAAAAAGTDLITHCKELLYLAFPVSVVTGIIYYILGLKFAVDNFDDSYIVHVSSLLTSNFKTGLIAFIPMIFLLLLLFFKKPAMLSMVASSLVAGLIAVLYQGMPLKNMIPVFWAGFKINSGEVFLDTLLNRGGVQSMFSSACMMLFAFGMIGALNVVGILDALVNPIVKKIKTVTQLTGISQLISIIGNTMGTNTFSLLMTGSLLAPVYKKFNLDPTNLSKAINSTSTVICPFIPWNASGIFVLGLFGGSVTDFIPYAFYSYLMPITAFMAVVFRLKVKYNKNTD
- a CDS encoding glycoside hydrolase family 1 protein; the encoded protein is MKKNIFPADFLWGGATAANQCEGAWNIDGKGISIADCTRIKKNVNKKDYKSLHEIKSEDIERAMATDDTVEYPKRHGIDFYHHYKEDLDLFQEMGFKTLRVSIQWTRIYPTGMEEKPNEAGLKFYEDLFKEMKKRNIEPLVTLHHYELPLYICNNFQGWYQREVIELFLKFCKTVYTRYKGLVKYWLTFNEIDSVFRHPFTTLGMVPDRFPKDKFEEVVYQSLHHQFVASALATKYLHEMIPEAEMGCMITKTLSYPENCHPQNVLLALKDNRKNNFYSDVQVRGAYPQHIKNEWERKNLTIHFEKEDEEVLKKYTVDYVAFSYYMSKISSINEEGKERVSGNISSSVKNPYLDITDWDWQIDPTGLTTSLIDLYDRYEKPLFIVENGLGYNDTIEADGTIQDDYRIQYFKEHISAIAEAIEEGVEVMGYTPWGCIDLISMSTCQMSKRYGFIYVDLDDDGNGSYKRYKKKSFEWYKEVIVTNGNNLLD